One region of Intestinimonas massiliensis (ex Afouda et al. 2020) genomic DNA includes:
- a CDS encoding helix-turn-helix domain-containing protein, which produces MKYGNYRNGFFLPNEIFLWGLNAGGLAVYSFLRRCENRKTHQCWPSCKTIGKAVNMSGNTVRKYIRQLEERGIITTEPTEVTTKTGEKRNGNLRFTLRPIQEMIDEHYARQMKELELAAERQRVAQLLAERESPA; this is translated from the coding sequence ATGAAGTACGGCAATTACAGGAATGGTTTCTTCCTGCCCAATGAGATTTTTCTCTGGGGACTGAACGCTGGTGGTTTGGCCGTGTATAGTTTCCTGCGGCGGTGCGAGAATCGCAAGACCCACCAGTGCTGGCCAAGCTGCAAAACTATCGGGAAGGCAGTGAACATGAGCGGGAACACCGTGCGCAAGTACATCCGTCAACTGGAGGAACGTGGCATCATTACCACCGAGCCGACTGAGGTCACCACCAAGACAGGAGAAAAACGCAACGGGAATCTGCGCTTCACTCTCCGCCCCATCCAGGAGATGATCGACGAACACTACGCCCGCCAGATGAAAGAATTGGAATTGGCGGCGGAGCGGCAGCGGGTGGCACAACTCCTGGCAGAGCGGGAAAGCCCCGCTTGA
- a CDS encoding helix-turn-helix transcriptional regulator yields the protein MKESTYKNYDDLPLFLNAEMMAKVLGVSPSSGYELMHESGFPVLKIGSRMVVPKEQFIQWVNEHTGGGQ from the coding sequence ATGAAAGAATCTACCTACAAAAACTACGATGACCTGCCGCTGTTTCTCAATGCGGAAATGATGGCAAAAGTACTGGGAGTATCCCCATCGTCAGGCTATGAGCTGATGCACGAGTCGGGCTTCCCGGTGCTGAAGATTGGTAGCCGCATGGTAGTACCCAAGGAGCAGTTTATCCAATGGGTGAATGAGCACACAGGAGGTGGACAATGA